The window CGCGTAGCCGGCGGCCAGGTCCCCGATGACGCGCAAACGCACGGGGTTGGCCGGCGAGGCATCCGCCACATCCGCAGAACGCACCGCATAGCCATCCATGGCGGAATTCTGAAAAGGAGGAATGTTGATATCCGAAACGATATCCTCCCCCAGCACACGATCCAGCGCATCAAGTATCGGAACCTCTTCCAGGGGAAGAGGGCGCACCAGCGATAACACTCGCTCCAGGGCCTCTTCCACCGATAACATTTTCTCCACCAGTCCTGCCATGGCACACTCCTTATGAATACGCCCAGGCATGGGCATTTTCCGGCGAGGCATATTGTACATATTTCTGGCAGGACGTCAACAGCATCGCATGACCCCAGGGTGTTCGAATAGACGGCCGCTATCATTGGAGCCGCGGCTTCAGCCTCTGGCGTATTACATGCACGAGGTTTCTCCGCCA of the Anaerolineae bacterium genome contains:
- a CDS encoding molybdopterin molybdenumtransferase MoeA, which translates into the protein MLSVEEALERVLSLVRPLPLEEVPILDALDRVLGEDIVSDINIPPFQNSAMDGYAVRSADVADASPANPVRLRVIGDLAAGYA